TCCGCGCACCAGCTCGCCAGCTGGCCGGCGTCGCGCAGGTACGCCTGCACGGTGTTGTCCGACAGCCCTCGTTCCATGGCGAGGTGGCGCCGGAACTCGTCCAACGCGGCGACCCATGCGCGGGGAAGCGGGTCATCGCTCACGACGCCAGCCTGCCCGTTGGGTCGACGGCGTCCAAGCACCATCGACGGCCAGCACCATGCACGGGCCCGTCAGCGGCGCATGGCGACCACCCCCTCGGGAACCTGACGGGCGAGGCCGACACCCTCGAGCCTGCCGACGGCCACGAGGACCTGCCGGGCCGTCAGCCCGGTCGCCGCGGACAACGCCGAGATGCTCGCGGGCACCGGGCCCAGCCGACCGACCAGCACCTCGGCTTCCGGCCCGAGCTCGTGGACCAGGCCCGAAACCCCGGACGCATCCCCACCGCTCCCCTCCCCCAACTCCGTGGCCGCGACCGAGGCGTCACCCGGGTCGCCGAGGACGTCCAGCACGTCCGCGGCGTGGCGCACGGGGACGGCCCCGTCGCGCAGCAAGGCCAGCGCCCCGGCGGCCGACGGCGTGGAGGGGCTCGCGGGGACCACCATGACGTCGCGGCCGAAGTCAGCGGCCCAGCGGGCGGTGCTGAGCGCGCCCGACCGTTGCCCGGCCTCGATGACGACGATGCCGTCGGAGAGTCCGGCCAGGATCCGGTTGCGGGCGATGAACTGGGTCGGGTGCCGCACGCCCCGGTCGTGGGCGTACTCGCTGACCAGCCCGCCGCTGGCCATCACCTCGGCCCGGAGCGCCCCGGACCGCGCGGGATAGTCGACGTCCATGCCGGTGCCGAGCACGGCGGTGGTGTTCCCGCCGGGGACCGACAGCGCACCACGGTGAGCGGCCTGGTCGATTCCCTTGGCGAACCCCGAGACGACCTCGACCCCGGCCTCGGCCAGGCCGGCGGCCAGCGTGCGGGCCAGCTCGGCCCCGTCCAGGGTGGGTCGCCGCGTGCCGACGATGCCGACCGCTCGCCGCGGCGACATCGACGTCCCGATCCGTCGTCGATGCACCCACAGCGGTCCGCCCTCCTCCCACGCCGCGACCAGCCGCTCGGGCATGCCCGGTCGACCGCCGGCCACGAGCAGCTCGTCGACCGCGCCATCGGCGCGCGCACCAGCAGGACCCTCGACCCCGGGCCCGCGTGGCATCCCCGGCAGCCGGTCCTGGCGGTGCCCCGCCCGCTGCTGGAGGAACTCC
The nucleotide sequence above comes from Euzebya pacifica. Encoded proteins:
- a CDS encoding DNA-processing protein DprA, with translation MTAELSPEDLQDAVVRLVGLGCSPEDLGRARTACGPQASPSVVVEFLQQRAGHRQDRLPGMPRGPGVEGPAGARADGAVDELLVAGGRPGMPERLVAAWEEGGPLWVHRRRIGTSMSPRRAVGIVGTRRPTLDGAELARTLAAGLAEAGVEVVSGFAKGIDQAAHRGALSVPGGNTTAVLGTGMDVDYPARSGALRAEVMASGGLVSEYAHDRGVRHPTQFIARNRILAGLSDGIVVIEAGQRSGALSTARWAADFGRDVMVVPASPSTPSAAGALALLRDGAVPVRHAADVLDVLGDPGDASVAATELGEGSGGDASGVSGLVHELGPEAEVLVGRLGPVPASISALSAATGLTARQVLVAVGRLEGVGLARQVPEGVVAMRR